A segment of the Streptomyces sp. NBC_01235 genome:
GAGGCGGCTCTTCCGTACCTTCAGGCCTCCGACCGGGCCGCCGTCGTGGCCATCGGCACCACCAACGCCTCCGACACCGCGCGCCCGGCCGGAGCGAACTCGTACTCCGCGCTCAAGGCGGCCGTCGTCCAGCACGCGTCGGCCCTCGCGCACGCCCTCGCGCCCAAGGGCATCCGCGTCAACACCGTCTCGCCCGGCCCGATCGACTTCCCCGGCGGCGCCTGGGAGACCATCCGCACCAGCCGCCCCGAGGTGTACGAGGAGGTGCTCGCCAAGCTGCCGATCGGCCGCTACGGCACCGCGGAGGACGTGGCGGCGGCGGCGGCGTTCCTGCTCGGCCGAACCGGCTCCTTCTGCGTCGGTGTCAACCTCGTGGTGGACGGCGGGCTGCTCACCCGCGTCCAGTACTGAGCCGTGGGGGGCCCGGCCGGCCGCCTGGACGCCGTACTGGTCTGCGGCGGCCGGTGGCACGACGTCGACTACGCGCGGCTCCGGCTGCTGGAGCTGCTCGGTGAGCATCCACGGGTGCGCACCACCGTGTATCAGGACTACGACTGCGTGGCCGCGCTCGAGAAGGCCGACCTGCTGGTCACCTACACCTGTGACGTCCGGCCCCGCCCGGCGCAGCGGGCCGCACTGGCCCGGTTCGTCGAGCGGGGCGGGCACTGGCTCGCCCTGCACGGCACCAACTCGGTGATCGAGCCGTCGACGAGTGGCGGGCCGAGGGTGTTCACCACTCCGCGGCTGCTCGGGGATGTGGCGCAGGTGCTCGGCAGCCAGTTCCTCGCCCACCCGCCGATCGAGCCGTACGAGGTGCTGGTGACCCGGCCCGGCCACCCCCTGGTCGCGGGGATCAGGCCTTTCACGGTCACCGACGAGCTGTACGTGTGCGAGCTGCACGGGGAGCTGGAGGTGCTGCTGCACGCCGAGTACACGGGGCCGTGCCGCGGTTTCGCCGAGGGCGACACGGCGGCCCGCGACCGCGCGCCCCGTCCGGTGCTGTACCTCAGGCGGCACGGCCTCGGCGAGGTCTGCTACTTCACCCTCGGCCACTGCCGGGGCCGCTACGACATCCAGGACCTCGGCGTGGACGACACCGGGCGAGTGGATCGCGGGCCATGGGAGACACCGGAGTTCCTGACGGTGCTGCGGCGCTGCGTGGAGCGCGCGGTGGGCGGGCGCAGCCCGGCGGGGGAGCGGGCCGGCGCCTGAGCGAGGCTCGGGCGCCGGCCCCTCTACGATCGCGGCTCAGGCGTGCGGCAGTACCACCGCGCGGCCGTTGATGTCCCCGGTGTGCAGACGCTCGTACGCCTCGGGCGTCTGTTCCAGCGTGAAGGTCTCGACGTGGGAGGACACGAGACCCTGCCGCGCGAGCTCGAGGACCTCCATGAGCTCCGTCCGGCTGCCCCAGTAGGGGAAGGAGGCCGACACCTCGAACGGCAGCCCGCCCCCGAAGCCGACGGCCAGCGTCCCCCCGCCGAGGCCGACGACCGTGACGTCGCCCTCCACCGCCACCGACGCGGCGGCCACGGCCAGGGTCGCCTCGGCTCCGACGAAGTCCAGGACGGCCTCCGCTCCCGTGCCGCCGGTGAGTTCCCGGATCCGTGCCGCCGCCTCGCCGTCGGAGAGCAGCGTCTCATGGGCGCCGACCTTCCCTGCCAGCTCCAGCTTCTCCTCGCTCACGTCGAGGGCGACGACCCGGGCCGGGGTCAGCACGCGCAACAACTGCACGGCGAGATGACCCAGCCCACCGACGCCGATCACCACCGCCGTGCTGCCGGGCAGCAGTTTCGGCAGCGACCTGCGGATCGCGTGATACGGGGTCAGTCCGGCGTCGGTGAGGGGGGCCGCCTGCACAGGATCGAGCCCGTTCAGCGGGACCAGGTGGCGGGGCGAGTCCACCAGCATGTACTCGGCCAGGGCACCGGGTGAGCCGAGCCCCGGCGGCAGGATGCCGAGGCCGGCGGAGTGCGGACAGCAGTTCTCCTTGCCCTCGGCACACGGGTGGCAGCGCCCGCAGCCCCACGGACCGTACACCGCCACCGCCTCGCCCTCCGCGACGGCCGTGACACCGGCGCCCACGTCCGCCACCGTCCCGACACCCTCGTGACCGAGTGTCATCGGCAGAGCGTAGGGAAACTGCTGCTCGGGCCAGCCCATCACCGCGAGGTCGGAGTGGCAGAGTCCCGCCGCCGTCACCTTCAACAGCACCTGCCCCGGGCCGGGTTCGGGTACCGGGACCTCCGCGACCTCGGGGGCGTGCCCCACCCGCCGGTACTGAACCGCCTTCATCCTCGGGCCTCCTTGTTCGTCATGGGATCCGGCCGGGTCCCCGTCCGGCGCCGCAGTACGGCGGGCAGGGCGATCCGGCCGCCCGTGAGGACCAGCGCCACGATGAGGACCGAGCCGGTGAACAGGCTCGCCGCCCACTGCGCGCTGGTGGCGAGCCCGAGTCCCGTGATGCCCGTGCCGAGCAGGAGGACCGCGAGTACCGTTCCCCAGGCGTTGAAGCGGCCCGCGCGCAACTGGGTCGCCCCGACGAACGCGGCGGCGTACGCCGACAGCAGATACGGGGTGCCCGCGGTCGGCGATCCGGATCCGACCGAGGACGCGAAGACGACGCCGGCGAAACCGGAGAGCAGGGCGGAGGCCACCAGCGTCAGAAAACGCAGCCGGTCGGTGCGCACCCCCTGCAGCCGGGCCGCGTCGGCGTTGAAGCCGGTCGCGTACAACCGCCGCCCGGTGGCGGTGTGTTCCAGCAGGAACCAGATGGCGAGGGCGGCGAGCAGCAGATACAGCACCGGCAGGGTGATGCCGCCGACGTCCAGCTGGGCGATGCTCGCGAACGGCTTCGCGAGCAACTGCACACCGGTGATCGAGCTGTCGTTGGTGACCATGGTGATCAGGGACTGGATCAGCGCGCCGGTGGCCAGGGTGGCGATGAACGAGTCGACGCGCAGGACCACCACCACGATTGCGTTGACGACTCCGACCAGCAGTGCCGCGGTCATCGCCAGGGCGATGGCCGTGCCGGGCCCGAGTCCGGCGGAGGCCAGGAAACGGGCGGTCAGCACGCTGGTGAGCGACATGGTGTAGGCGATCGAGAGGTCGAAGACACGTGCGGCCAGCGGCGGTACGACGCTGAGCGCCACCAGGCCTGCCACGGCGTTGCCGTTCAGCACCTGCTTGACCGTGATGGTGGTCGGGAACGTGTCGGGCGCCCAGACGGAGAAGAGCACGACGATGACCAGCCACACGTACACGGCGCCGATGTTCCGGAACGACAGGGCGGCCGCCGCCCGTCGGACCGGTGTCCCCGGTGGGGACACCTCGGATCTCTCCGGTACGGACGGCGGGAGCTCCGTCGCCCGGGTCGGGGTGGACGTCATGTCACTCGGTTCCTTCCAGGGCTCATGCCAGGGCTCATGTCACTCGGTTCCTTCCATGGCGTGCACGAGCGCGGGCTCGGTGATGTCCTGTCCGCTGATCTCCCGTGCGATCCGGCCGTCCCGCACCACCAGGACGCGTGTGCACAGCGCGAGCAGGTCCTGGGTGTCGGAGGACGACACGAGGACGCCCATGCCCTCATCGGCCTGACGCTCTATCAGGTCGTACAGCTGGAGGCGGGTGGCGATGTCCACTCCCGCCGTGGGTTCGCACAGCGTCAGCACCGGAGGGCGCTGGGCCAGACAGCGGGCCATGACGACCTTCTGCTGGTTGCCGCCGCTCAGTGTGGTGATCCGGGCGCCGGCCGGATGGCGGTCGGCCGTACGCACGCCGACCCGCCGGATCCACTCCTCCGCCAGGGCGGACTCGCGGCGTCTGCGCAGCCGGCCGGAACGGGCGCGCAGCCGGTCCAGGAGTGGCAGGGTGAGGTTCTCGCGGACCGAGAAGCCGCCTATCACCCCCTGGAGCGCCCGGTCCGCCGGGACCAGGGGCAGGCCCAGGCCGTCGGCGTCACGTGCCCGGGTCCACCGCTCGGAGCGTTCCGGCAGCCGCAGCGTGCCGCTCACCTGCCCGGTATGGGCCCCGCACACCGCGTACGGCACGATCTCGTGGCCGGAGCCGACCAGACCGGTGATGCCCAGGCGTTCGCCCCTGGCCAGGTCGAAGCCGACTCCCCGCAGCGGTCCGGCCCACAGGTCGCGGACCTCCAGCACGGGGTCGGTACGGCCGGAAGGGGGCGCCGGACGGTGCTCGGTCTCCATCTCCTCGCCCGCCATCAGCTCCGCCAGCGAACGCGGCGTGAGCTCGGCGACCGGGCGGGTGGCGATCCGGCGTCCGCCGCGGATCACGGTGACCCGGTCGGCGAGCGCGAAGATCTCGTCCATCCGGTGCGAGACGTACAGCACCCCGGCGCCGGCGTCGCGGACCTCCCGCACGATGTCGAAGAGGCGGGCCACTTCGCCGGGCGGCAGCACGGCGGTGGGCTCGTCGAGCACCAGGACACCGCGGCGGCCTTCCCAGCCCTGGAGCGCAGCGGCGATGGCCACCACCGTGCGCTGGACCGGGGTCGCCGTCGCCAGGGGCCGGCGCACGTCGATGCCGAGACCGAACCGTTCGACGAGGGCGTTGGTCCGCCTCTCCATCTCCGGCCAGCGGATGTTGCCGAGGGCCGTGCGGGCGAAGCCGTGACTGAGGGCGAGGTTGTCGATGGCGCTCAACTCGCCCACCAGACCCAGCTCCTGGTGGACGAAGCGGAGCCGGTCGTGCCGGGAGGCCGAGACCTGGCCGAGGTCGAAGGGCTCGCCGTCGAGTTCGGCCACCGCGCCCGGCTCCGCGTGGTGGTAGCCGGCGAGGATCTTGATGAGGGTGGACTTTCCGGAGCCGTTGGGCCCGATCAGGGCGTGGATCTCGCCTGGCGACACCTCGAGGTCGACGTCCTTCAGCGCCTGGGTGCCGCCGAATCTCTTCGACAGGGCGGCCACCCGCAGCAGCGGCCCGGTCAACTCAGTCCCCACAGCGCCTCGAACTGCTTCTGGTAGTCCTCGACGATCGGGAAGTCACCGAGCTGCGGCGGGAGGTTGTCCTTGGTGATCAGCATGTTGGGCAGCACCGCCTTCTGGTCCACGTCCATGGACTGGCCGGTGAAGTGGCGGGCCAGCGCGTCGACCTGGAGCCACGCGGCCTCGTGCGAGTTCAGTGCCATCGCGGCGTCGCTGAGGCCGCTCTGGATGTACTGGTAGTTCTGCGCGTCACCGACGTTCACGGCGATGTGCTTTCCGGTGATGCCGGCGGTCTTCAACGCGGCCGGGACACCCACGTTGAGCAGCCCCAGTGAGAAGACGACGTGGGTCACCTTCGGGTGCGAGCGGAGGTACGACACCACCCGGTCCGGTATGTCCTTGCCGATCGAGGTGATCGGCACGTCGACGGTGTCCAGCGCGCAGCCCTCGCACCACTCCTTGTACTTGGCCGCGAACGTGTCCTTGACGGGCTTGAGGATGGTGTAGGCGGGCAGGTCGAAGTAGACGGCGTCGGCCTGGGCGTTGCTGTCGGACACCACCCAGGAGGCGAGCATCTCGCCCTGGACGGCGACATCGTCGGGCGCGTTCTTGAGCAGGGAGATGCCGTCGCCCACCACGTCGTCGGCGTTCGACTGGATGACCGGGATGCCCGCCGCCTTCAGCTGCGCCAGCTGCTTGGCGTACACCGCGCGCGGGAATCCGGAGGAGACGACGGCGTCCGGCTTGTCGCGCAGCACCTGTTCGTAGGCGGCCTGGACGGACTCCGGCGTGCCCTGGGTGGCGATCTGCTTCACCTGCCAGCCGAGCTGGTTGGCGCCGGCGGTGAAGAAGTTGGCCAGGTCCTGGCAGGACTGCACGCCGCACAGAATGAAGTCGATCTTCTTGTCCGAGGGGATCTTCTTGCCCACCGGCTCGGTGACCGGGATCCGGTCCGGGTGCTCGGAGTACGTCTCCACGGCCTTGCGGGCGGCGATCAGGCCGGGGGAGTCCGAGGCCGCCGCCTTGGCGGAATCGGCGGCCGGAGTCGCCTCGGTGCCGCACGCCGCCAGGGCGAGCAGGGCACTGACGGGGACGATCGAGGTGAGCGCGCGACGGACCGCGCGGCCGGGTCTGGAACTCATCGTTGAGTACTCCCGAGGTGTGTCGCCCGAGCTGCCGCGACCCGCGTCGCTCCCGCGTCCGCGGCGGTCGGCTCCTGTCAGGCGGATCGATTCTGTGTCGCCCCGGGGCGGGGGGCCCGCGGTGCTGGGGCCGGGACGGGCAAAGATCGTCCCGGGACGGAGAAACTTATGAGGCACTACAGCCTCAAGTGGGTCGGAGTGTGACATGACCCGGCGGGCTTGGGGAGAGGGTCGCCGCAAGAAAATCCAGCCCCACGGTGAAATTGCGTGGTGACCTGGAGGGAACGGGGCTCGTTCGCCGACGAGACTGTTGCTCCCGGCTGCGCCTGATAACTACACTCACTCTAAAGTTTCTGCCGGAGGAGAGATGATGGACGAAACATCGGAGCTGGGCACGGCGCGGTGCCCCGGGCCCAGCGTCCAGGACTACCTCGACCAGGACAGCCGCCCCGTTCCCCCCGCCCTGCGGTACGAGCGCAACGACTTCCTCGG
Coding sequences within it:
- a CDS encoding SDR family NAD(P)-dependent oxidoreductase → MDLGLTGAKALVTGASRGIGRAIATTLAAEGCALALCARGEEGLAKAAAELRGEGATVFAEPVDVTDSAALAGFVERAAGELGGLDLVVSNVSAGNVKGPESWEASLRGDLIPFAGLVEAALPYLQASDRAAVVAIGTTNASDTARPAGANSYSALKAAVVQHASALAHALAPKGIRVNTVSPGPIDFPGGAWETIRTSRPEVYEEVLAKLPIGRYGTAEDVAAAAAFLLGRTGSFCVGVNLVVDGGLLTRVQY
- a CDS encoding ThuA domain-containing protein, with the translated sequence MGGPAGRLDAVLVCGGRWHDVDYARLRLLELLGEHPRVRTTVYQDYDCVAALEKADLLVTYTCDVRPRPAQRAALARFVERGGHWLALHGTNSVIEPSTSGGPRVFTTPRLLGDVAQVLGSQFLAHPPIEPYEVLVTRPGHPLVAGIRPFTVTDELYVCELHGELEVLLHAEYTGPCRGFAEGDTAARDRAPRPVLYLRRHGLGEVCYFTLGHCRGRYDIQDLGVDDTGRVDRGPWETPEFLTVLRRCVERAVGGRSPAGERAGA
- a CDS encoding NAD(P)-dependent alcohol dehydrogenase; the protein is MKAVQYRRVGHAPEVAEVPVPEPGPGQVLLKVTAAGLCHSDLAVMGWPEQQFPYALPMTLGHEGVGTVADVGAGVTAVAEGEAVAVYGPWGCGRCHPCAEGKENCCPHSAGLGILPPGLGSPGALAEYMLVDSPRHLVPLNGLDPVQAAPLTDAGLTPYHAIRRSLPKLLPGSTAVVIGVGGLGHLAVQLLRVLTPARVVALDVSEEKLELAGKVGAHETLLSDGEAAARIRELTGGTGAEAVLDFVGAEATLAVAAASVAVEGDVTVVGLGGGTLAVGFGGGLPFEVSASFPYWGSRTELMEVLELARQGLVSSHVETFTLEQTPEAYERLHTGDINGRAVVLPHA
- a CDS encoding ABC transporter permease, giving the protein MTSTPTRATELPPSVPERSEVSPPGTPVRRAAAALSFRNIGAVYVWLVIVVLFSVWAPDTFPTTITVKQVLNGNAVAGLVALSVVPPLAARVFDLSIAYTMSLTSVLTARFLASAGLGPGTAIALAMTAALLVGVVNAIVVVVLRVDSFIATLATGALIQSLITMVTNDSSITGVQLLAKPFASIAQLDVGGITLPVLYLLLAALAIWFLLEHTATGRRLYATGFNADAARLQGVRTDRLRFLTLVASALLSGFAGVVFASSVGSGSPTAGTPYLLSAYAAAFVGATQLRAGRFNAWGTVLAVLLLGTGITGLGLATSAQWAASLFTGSVLIVALVLTGGRIALPAVLRRRTGTRPDPMTNKEARG
- a CDS encoding sugar ABC transporter ATP-binding protein, whose translation is MGTELTGPLLRVAALSKRFGGTQALKDVDLEVSPGEIHALIGPNGSGKSTLIKILAGYHHAEPGAVAELDGEPFDLGQVSASRHDRLRFVHQELGLVGELSAIDNLALSHGFARTALGNIRWPEMERRTNALVERFGLGIDVRRPLATATPVQRTVVAIAAALQGWEGRRGVLVLDEPTAVLPPGEVARLFDIVREVRDAGAGVLYVSHRMDEIFALADRVTVIRGGRRIATRPVAELTPRSLAELMAGEEMETEHRPAPPSGRTDPVLEVRDLWAGPLRGVGFDLARGERLGITGLVGSGHEIVPYAVCGAHTGQVSGTLRLPERSERWTRARDADGLGLPLVPADRALQGVIGGFSVRENLTLPLLDRLRARSGRLRRRRESALAEEWIRRVGVRTADRHPAGARITTLSGGNQQKVVMARCLAQRPPVLTLCEPTAGVDIATRLQLYDLIERQADEGMGVLVSSSDTQDLLALCTRVLVVRDGRIAREISGQDITEPALVHAMEGTE
- a CDS encoding sugar ABC transporter substrate-binding protein; this translates as MSSRPGRAVRRALTSIVPVSALLALAACGTEATPAADSAKAAASDSPGLIAARKAVETYSEHPDRIPVTEPVGKKIPSDKKIDFILCGVQSCQDLANFFTAGANQLGWQVKQIATQGTPESVQAAYEQVLRDKPDAVVSSGFPRAVYAKQLAQLKAAGIPVIQSNADDVVGDGISLLKNAPDDVAVQGEMLASWVVSDSNAQADAVYFDLPAYTILKPVKDTFAAKYKEWCEGCALDTVDVPITSIGKDIPDRVVSYLRSHPKVTHVVFSLGLLNVGVPAALKTAGITGKHIAVNVGDAQNYQYIQSGLSDAAMALNSHEAAWLQVDALARHFTGQSMDVDQKAVLPNMLITKDNLPPQLGDFPIVEDYQKQFEALWGLS